Proteins from a single region of Brassica napus cultivar Da-Ae unplaced genomic scaffold, Da-Ae ScsIHWf_1538;HRSCAF=2138, whole genome shotgun sequence:
- the LOC125597753 gene encoding sister chromatid cohesion protein PDS5 homolog C-like translates to MFPDLYLSNLHGCLPCPCAVYECTLIVFQTIVSSGKSVSKSKTEVKQQPSEKTLANTNAKRKHSLDTEKAFDDRKYDKTLVGSRIRVWWPLDKMYYRGEVTSYDPSRKRHMVVYEDGDQETLDLKNHNWYLVEASKSSKHKDKQKAAEVSNREQTGAPKRRLNLSLPPDEDPAEAETQARKRARVQSHSLHKSHGEMEKPTAEGEPSCHHRKSGSELGHSQTCSITHQLGKVKQSITDTITSVRKFGSEVETKEQTIVDMLTSVRQFGSQLETKEQSIVDMLASVKQFRSELETKEQRIVDTLNSVQQFRSEIKKKEDNLVASLHEVDVLGEKISGINKILNS, encoded by the exons ATGTTCCCTGACCTGTATCTGAGTAATTTACATGGCTGTCTTCCCTGTCCTTGTGCTGTTTACGAGTGTACTTTAATTGTGTTTCAGACAATCGTTTCCTCTGGAAAGTCAGTCTCAAAGTCAAAGACAGAAGTGAAGCAGCAACCATCAGAGAAAACTCTTGCTAATACAAACGCAAAGAGAAAACACAGTCTAGACACAGAGAaa GCATTTGATGACCGAAAGTATGATAAAACTTTAGTTGGATCAAGAATCAGAGTCTGGTGGCCACTTGATAAGAT GTATTATAGAGGTGAAGTTACTTCATATGATCCTTCCAGAAAGAGACATATG GTTGTCTATGAGGATGGAGATCAAGAAACTTTAGACTTAAAAAATCATAACTGGTATCTTGTGGAGGCATCAAAATCGTCAAAG CACAAGGATAAACAGAAGGCCGCAGAAGTTTCCAACCGTGAGCAAACTGGTGCACCTAAGAGGAGGCTGAACCTCTCACTTCCTCCTGACGAGGATCCTGCAGAAGCTGAGACTCAGGCACGCAAGCGAGCTCGAGTCCAAAGCCACAGCCTCCATAAATCTCATGGTGAGATGGAGAAGCCCACTGCAGAAGGAGAACCCTCTTGCCACCATCGCAAATCTGGTTCTGAGCTTGGACACTCTCAAACTTGCTCTATCACACATCAGTTGGGTAAGGTCAAACAGAGCATCACAGACACGATAACCAGTGTAAGAAAGTTTGGCTCTGAGGTCGAAACAAAGGAACAGACTATTGTTGACATGTTAACCAGTGTGAGACAGTTTGGCTCTCAGCTGGAAACAAAGGAACAGAGCATTGTTGACATGTTAGCCAGTGTAAAACAGTTTCGCTCTGAGCTCGAGACAAAGGAACAGAGAATTGTAGACACTTTAAACAGTGTACAACAGTTCAGATCTGAGATCAAGAAAAAGGAAGATAACCTAGTAGCTTCGCTGCATGAAGTTGACGTGTTAG GGGAGAAGATATCTGGAATCAACAAAATCCTCAACTCATAA
- the LOC125597754 gene encoding sister chromatid cohesion protein PDS5 homolog C-like, whose translation MSKELEKRLLEAGKALLLLPSSVDTLLHLLDKLFICLVEVEQSPPSSIQEALSPLKKALVDERLFKHWNVHVRVHVASCFIQVTRINAPTAPYVDEQMREVLKLIVSSFEHLDDKSSLSYTKSTSILNTVAKYDVSYLMLDPVYDALCIEMFQHFLKALRDDHPVEVFSDMENIMTHVLKESDDLPPKLLAPILHYVNETDEVMHPSIHSFLVLFQQPIYACIFCF comes from the exons ATGTCTAAAGAGCTCGAGAAGCGCCTTCTGGAAGCTGGCaaagctcttcttcttctaccgTCTTCTGTTGATACGCTTCTTCACCTTCTCGAC AAACTGTTCATCTGCTTGGTAGAGGTGGAACAGTCACCTCCTAGCTCGATTCAGGAAGCACTCTCTCCGTTGAAGAAAGCATTAGTCGATGAAAGACTCTTCAAGCATTGGAATGTCCATGTGAGAGTCCATGTCGCTTCCTGCTTCATCCAGGTTACGAGAATAAATGCTCCCACTGCTCCATATGTTGACGAACAGATGAGG GAAGTATTGAAGTTAATTGTATCATCATTTGAACATCTAGATGACAAAAGTAGTCTCTCCTATACCAAAAGCACTTCCATCCTTAACACTGTGGCTAAGTACGATGTCTCTTATCTGATGTTGGATCCTGTGTATGATGCACTCTGTATTGAGATGTTCCAGCATTTTCTCAAGGCCTTAAG GGATGATCATCCAGTGGAAGTATTTTCGGATATGGAGAACATTATGACCCATGTTTTAAAAGAAAGCGATGATTTGCCTCCAAAGTTGCTTGCACCAATTCTGCATTATGTCAACGAGACTGATGAGGTCATGCATCCATCCATCCATAGCTTCTTAGTCTTGTTTCAGCAACCAATATATGCATGCATCTTTTGTTTTTAA